In the Piscinibacter sp. XHJ-5 genome, one interval contains:
- a CDS encoding CHRD domain-containing protein, translating into MRLSASPAGFVLAAALAAPAAAQIGVYTAPLLPEPSVTSPGHGFATVTIDTTLMTMRVEATFADLVGTTTIGHIHCCTATPFTGTVAPATQLPSFEDFPTGVTAGSYDHTFDMTLASSWNPAFVTAQGGIANAFTAFVDGLNDGRAYLNIHTSAFGSGEIRGFPTLIPEPQTYALMLAGLAAVAWSAKRRRSV; encoded by the coding sequence ATGAGACTCAGCGCATCGCCAGCCGGATTCGTGTTGGCTGCCGCTTTGGCAGCGCCGGCCGCCGCCCAGATCGGCGTCTATACCGCCCCCCTGCTTCCCGAGCCCTCCGTGACTTCGCCCGGCCACGGCTTTGCCACCGTCACCATCGATACGACGCTGATGACGATGCGGGTGGAGGCGACCTTCGCCGACCTGGTCGGCACCACCACCATCGGCCACATCCATTGCTGCACGGCGACGCCGTTCACCGGTACTGTGGCCCCTGCCACCCAGTTGCCGAGTTTCGAGGACTTTCCGACGGGAGTGACCGCGGGCAGCTACGACCACACCTTCGACATGACCCTGGCGTCGAGCTGGAATCCGGCCTTCGTGACCGCGCAAGGGGGCATCGCCAACGCGTTCACCGCCTTCGTCGACGGTTTGAACGACGGCCGTGCGTACCTCAACATTCACACGTCGGCGTTCGGATCGGGTGAGATCCGCGGCTTCCCGACGCTCATTCCCGAGCCGCAGACCTATGCACTCATGCTTGCGGGACTGGCTGCGGTGGCGTGGTCCGCCAAGCGGCGACGCAGCGTCTGA